Within the Rosa rugosa chromosome 2, drRosRugo1.1, whole genome shotgun sequence genome, the region ctttccctTTAACTTTCCCATTTCTTAGTACGCATGGTACAAAATTTCGTATATGTAACCAGAATATGAACAGGAATTttgtaagtaaaatgtagattTTTAACTCTGGTTGTTCACAAGGTTATAGATTTCAATAATCTTGTGTTATGGACTTATGGTGATTGGAATGGACATGTCTATTCTCTGCATCTGTAATAGAAGAATGAGAAACCTAAGGTGACTCAGTTCCATTTCAGAGTCCAGTCAGGGAGCACTTTCTTAGTTTTTACTCCTACCAAGTACCAACcctttaaagtttaaacaaaTAAGATTGAAGACTTTGCTACAATGGAGTACTTTGCTTTGCCAAATCAAATAGAAGATAAGAGGATTTGCTTTTGCTAGTGCTCTATTAAGTATTAACATGTAGTCTCAACACTTTGGACAGGGTGCGTATAATAATGGGGTGGACCTACTTAGAGATGGTTTTATGCTTCATATCTTTGTTGCGAAAGACATATACAATAGCTTCTACTAGCTAATTCTATATGGGAATCCTGACTATAGCACTTAGTGgagagttttgtcaaatttaacACGAAAAATGGACATATCAAATCCACATCAGATTAGATGGAGGGCTTTTCTCTTTCATTTCTTATCGTTAGGCACTTCATGTAGCAAAAAATCACTCCGTTGAAGATGCTCTCAAGAAAAACTTATCATGCCAACTAGCATAATATTGGTTATGACTAAAATTCACCAGATCATCCGCTACAAAGTTAGTCTCCCTccaaatatgaatgaaatcaaTACACTGAAAGTGAATTGTGGATACTTTTCGAAGAGAAAACTTTAGTACAAGTTCTCTTTTCTTTGGTTAGAAAAACGACTCAATTGGCTGAtaaattctatcaaaataaaataaatgaataaataaatcCAAGTTTTAACCCGTACTTGGATACCATACCATGCACGCGCCCACACCCAAGCAGCAATATTTGGACATTTCCCTCCAATATTTAGTCCCCACCAAGCTCACTTTCCCCACGCAAAACCCTGAACCCCTCCTCTTTtcactctctctatctcttcctCTTGCGGCGGCGCCACCATGTCAATCATTGAAGACGGCTTCTCCTCCGACCGCCTCTTCAACCAGGGCTACTCCTACACCTACGATGACGTCATCTTCCTCCCTCACTACATCGACTTCCCCACCGACGCCGTCCTCCTCCCCACCAAGCTCTCCCGCCGCCTCCCCCTCTCCATCCCCTGCGTCTCCTCCCCCATGGACACCGTCACCGAGTCCCGCATGGCCGTCTCCATGGCCGCCCTCGGCGGCATCGGCATCCTCCACTCCAACGCCGCCTCCTCCGACCAGGCCGCCATGGTCAGATCCGTCAAGGCCCGCCGCGTCCCCCTCCTCTCCGCCCCCGTCTTCATGTCCCCCGGAGACCGCATCCACAGCGACGACGTTTTCGACCACGGCGCCAATCCCTACGTCCTCGTCACCGAGTCCGGCGCCCCCAGCTCCAAGCTTTTGGGCTACGTGGCGAGCCGCGATTGGGTGAAGCTGGCGGACAAGGAGGTCAAGATTTACGATTACATGGTCAGCTGCAAGGACATGGTTTTGCCGTGGAGCTCCGATTTGGGGAGGATTGAGGAGTTCATGGCGGAGAAAGGCCGTGACGTGGCGGCGACGGTGAGGGGCGACGAGGTTGTGGACGTTGTGGGGAAGGAGGACGTGGAGCGGATCAGGGGGTACCCGAAGTTGGGGGTCGGGTCGGTTGGGCCCGACGGGTCGTGGAGGGTCGGGGCGGCGATAGGGACGAGGGACGAGGATAAGGAGAGATTGGAGGAGTTGGTGAAGGCTGGGATTGATGTGGTGGTGTTGGATAGCTCACAGGGGAACTCGATTTATCAGATTGAGATGATCAAGTACATTAAGAAAATGTACTCAGATTTGGATGTGGTTGGTGGGAATGTGGTGACTGTGAGTCAGGCGCAGAATTTGATTCAGGCCGGTGTTGATGGGTTGAGGGTTGGGATGGGGTCTGGCTCCATTTGTACTACTCAAGAGGTTTGCGCCGTCGGCAGGGGACAGGTATAAAGATGTATTCTTTTTGTTCAAGTATTGGTTTTCAGATATGTAGAGTTTGATTAGACTGTTTAGATTATTAGTGGATGAACATTGGACCGAGGACTTGTCGAATTATTGGCATTTTCGCTCATTGGTGCTTGCTTTACTCTCTTGTTATGATATTAATGCCAGCATAGAACTTAACCAAAGGTTTGAAACCCTGCGGTGTGTAATATATAGCACTATAATACCATTCTTAACTTGTGAAGAAGTGTGGATCGTGTGATAGCTATGCCTTCTTGtactgaagttttttttttttttatgttggcAATATGTTTCAGGCAACTGCGGTTTACAAGGTTGCATCTGTTGCTTCACAAAGTGGCGTGCCTGTCATTGCTGATGGTGGAATTTCCAATTCTGGACACATTGTCAAGGCTTTAACCCTTGGGGCTTCTACTGTCATGATGGGAAGCTTCTTAGCTGGAAGCACTGAGGCTCCTGGGGCTTATGAGTATCAGGTAATGCCTGAGATATGACAGGTTTACTGCTAAAGCAGATATACTGCCTACACCATCTTATATAATTGTTACTTTCACCTTTCTTCCTTGCATGGGTATCATTTGAATACTTAATCTTTTATTTCAATTGAGGAATTTTTGAGGGGTGAGTGAGTTTATCCTTTATTAGCTGGTATAGAAACTCTTCTCGAAGATGTATGTTTCTAGATTTGTCACATGTCCTGGTCTTTGTTCTCATGGTTTTTGGACTACTTCAGCTATGGTTATATGGAATACTGCAAAGTACCTCTGTTTTAGTGAACCCTGGGAGTTGATGCACCATCGAATTTATAATTCTACAGTGTCAGGAATGACATCACATGGTTGTACTCTTTGCGATGACTAGAATTTCAATAGTACGAGGGTTTAAAATGCAATCTTGGATCTTTCATATAGATGCATGTTAAAGCTGAACTTATAATGGGGTTACCGTAGGTCCTGGGATATGTTTTCTTATGTTCAGTCATTATCATGTTGAGAGCAGTTGATTTAATCTTCATTATTGTGGCACAATGTCAGTGATGCTAATCAAACTTACAATCCAACATGATAATGTCATTGCGTAAAGACTCGCTTTCTACTCTCGTC harbors:
- the LOC133728718 gene encoding inosine-5'-monophosphate dehydrogenase 2 codes for the protein MSIIEDGFSSDRLFNQGYSYTYDDVIFLPHYIDFPTDAVLLPTKLSRRLPLSIPCVSSPMDTVTESRMAVSMAALGGIGILHSNAASSDQAAMVRSVKARRVPLLSAPVFMSPGDRIHSDDVFDHGANPYVLVTESGAPSSKLLGYVASRDWVKLADKEVKIYDYMVSCKDMVLPWSSDLGRIEEFMAEKGRDVAATVRGDEVVDVVGKEDVERIRGYPKLGVGSVGPDGSWRVGAAIGTRDEDKERLEELVKAGIDVVVLDSSQGNSIYQIEMIKYIKKMYSDLDVVGGNVVTVSQAQNLIQAGVDGLRVGMGSGSICTTQEVCAVGRGQATAVYKVASVASQSGVPVIADGGISNSGHIVKALTLGASTVMMGSFLAGSTEAPGAYEYQNGRRIKKYRGMGSLEAMTKGSDQRYLGDTAKLKIAQGVVGAVADKGSVLKFVPYTMQAVKQGFQDLGASSLQSAHDLLRSGVLRLEVRTGAAQVEGGVHGLVSYEKKSF